The sequence agaggaaggcgAGCGTGATGAAGAACTCTAGCAGCGCTGCCGCCATGTAGGCAGAGATGGAGGCCGTGAAGCAAATGAAGATGACGAAGGTCAGGGCCTGCGGGACCAAGTATGATGCGCTCTCTGAGGAGACCCAGGCACAGATCCGGCCACAGTCATCGGGAGCCCCCTTTTCTCTTGCTACCCAGCCTCACCGGGAGGGAAGAGTTTTCAATGAAGATCCCTGGTGTCAGGGATCATCAAGGGCATCTCCATCCTCCAATCCTACCATCCCAGGAATTCCCGCAACTCCAGTTGTTTGGCCAATCTGCCCATCCCCAGGGGAGTCCCCGAAGCACAGGACACAGAGCACAGCCAGCTACAGAACCTCTGCCCCACGAAGCTTTCCCTACTGCaggctgcaacagacaacacagTTGACAGGAGCAAGAAGAAGGCAGACAGAAAAGAGGCTCCGTATCAGCACTGTGATCTTGCTCAGCAACCAGGGAAAGCCTGAGAGGAGAGGCTCATGGGCCACAGCTGACAGATAAAGCGTGGCTGCAGGAACTCTACCCTTTTGGACACATCAAGAAGTAACCCTCCTAGAAGCTGGCGGGAGACAGTGAGCCTCCTTCCTGGATATCCTCTCCCCACCCCGCACCCATGTCTCACTCCCTCAGTGTCCTGGAAGGCCATCTTTCCGTCTAACTTCAGTCCTGCAGCAAATGGTACACGTTGTAACTGTCTCCAGAGAGACATCAGAAAGATCAGAGTTGAAGAAGGTGTGCCTGGGGCTGGAAGGGGCTGTGAAAGGTGAGTACATGAGGCCAACACAGGTCTGCGGCAGGGATCGGGATGGGAGAGACGGAGGCACCAGGTTGGGGAGGTGGCCGTTACCAGCTCAGTTTCCAGCAGGATGCCTTTGAGGGAAGACAGGAAGTTCTTGTCCACACCGAAGCCCTGGAGCCCTGCAGCTGCTCCTTCCTCTGGGGGCCGCTCCCGGCAATCCCAAGCACTGAACATGTCTGTGAGGTTCACAGGGCACAGACTCCCCCTCACCAGACTCCCAACAGCCccggaaaagaaatagaaatctgACTAGGGGAGCAGACAGGAGGAAGATGGTGCTTCAAGAGCCTGAAAGTAACACTGGGGCCTGCTGGGGGACTCTCAGAGAAGGCAGTCCCCAAGGGAGGCTCGGCCAGATGGGCTTCAATCAGCTAGCTGCCCAGAGTGCCTCTGCTCTTGCCTGTAGGGCAAGAGCATGAGGAGGGGTGAGGGAGAGGAGTTTaaccctcctctgcctccagccTAATCTAagttggagaaagagagaggggagaggaagagatgggaaagaaaccaaaggggttggggcgggggggggggtgagagagagacCGAGGCAGAGCAAGGAGTTCCCCGGTACCCAAAGCCTGAAGACATTCATGCCCCCTCCCATAACCTTAACCCGCTTCCTTGGCTGggcctttctctcttttcctttaagGGAGGTGGGAACTGGAGTCCAGCCCAGGCACTACCCTCCTGGACCAAGCTGCAACAGCCAGGACCAGAGGACAAAGGCGGATTGTTGGGGAGACAAGGGGGCGCTGTGTGCCTACTGCAGTGCCTCAATgggcttctgtctctcccccatGTTGAGCTGTCTGACCCCCACTCTTA is a genomic window of Chionomys nivalis chromosome 12, mChiNiv1.1, whole genome shotgun sequence containing:
- the Cmtm5 gene encoding CKLF-like MARVEL transmembrane domain-containing protein 5 isoform X2; translation: MFSAWDCRERPPEEGAAAGLQGFGVDKNFLSSLKGILLETELALTFVIFICFTASISAYMAAALLEFFITLAFLFLYATQYYQRFDRLNWPCLVFGIILVSVFAYDAFKIYRTELMPRTTEGDQQ